The Micromonospora sp. NBC_00421 DNA window GACGCCGAGTACACCGACGCCGGTGGGCTCACCACGCACACCCAGCACACCCTCCAGCCCCGGCACCGGCAGGCCGAGCACTACAAGACCTCGTCCGGCATCGCCACCTTCGACAAGACCCCCGCCGAGGGTGGGAAGACCGTCGGGAACATCGAGAACGGGGACTGGATCGGGTTCACGCCGTACCGGGTGGGCAACGTCACCTCGTTCACCGCCCGGGTCTCCTCGGCCGGCGCCGGCGGCACCATCCAGCTCCGCGCCGGCTCGGCCACCGGCACCGTCCTCGGGCAGGCCAACGTGCCGGTCACCGGCGGTTGGGACGTCTTCACCACGGTCACCGGCACGGTCTCCGGCGCACCCACCGGCACCACCACGCTCTACGTGACCTTCGCCGGTGGCACCGGGTTGCTCTACGACCTGGACGCGTTCACCCTGAACACCGGCACCGTCACGCCGGGCAACGGCACCGGGCCGATCAAGGGCCTGGCCGGCAAGTGTCTGGACGTGCGCAACGCGGCCACCGCCGACGGCACCCAGGTCCAGATCCTCACCTGCAACGGTGGGGCCGGGCAGACCTGGACGGTGACTCCGAACGGCCCGATCAAGGCGCTCGGCAAGTGCCTGGACGTCAACGGCGGCGGCACCGCCGACGGTACGAAGATCCAGCTCTGGACCTGTACCGGTGGCACCCCGCAGGTCTGGTCGGCGCAGGCCGACGGCACCCTGCGCAACCCCGCCTCCGGCAAGTGCCTCGACGTCTCCGGCAACAGCTCCGCCGACAGCACGGTGGTCCTGCTGTGGACCTGTAGCGGCGCCGCGAACCAGAAGTGGACCCTGCCCTGACCTGACGGGCGCGGGACCGGCCCGTCCGGTCCCGCGCCCCCGGCGTACTGGAGCACTACATGAGACTCTTCCGACCCATCCTCGGCGCGGCCGCAGCCGTCCTCGCCGCTATCGCCTGCACCACCCCGGCCACCCCGGCGTCGGCCGCCGACGCCGCCTACGACGTGCTGGTCTTCTCCAAGACCGCAGGCTTCCGGCACGACTCCATCGCGGTCGGCACGCAGGCCATCCGCGAGCTGGGCGCGGCGAACAACTTCACCGTCACCGCCACCGAGGACGGCAACCAGTTCACCACCGCCAACCTCTCCCGGTTCGAGGCGGTGATCTTCCTCAACACCACGGGTGACGTGCTCAACGCCAGCCAGCAGACCGCCTTCGAGTCGTACATCGGCGCCGGTGGCGGGTACGTCGGTGTGCACTCCGCCGCCGACACCGAGTACGACTGGCCGTTCTACGGCAACCTGGTCGGCGCGTGGTTCGCCTCCCACCCGGCGATCCAACAGGCCACCGTACGGGTGGAGGACCGGGCGCACGCGGCCACCGCCCACCTCGGCCCGACCTGGCAGCGCACCGACGAGTGGTACAACTTCCGCACCAACGCCCGCTCCACCGCGCACGTGCTGGCCAACCTCGACGAGTCGTCGTACTCGGGCGGTGGGATGGGGGCCGACCACCCGCACGTCTGGTGCAAGACGTACAGCGGTGGCCGGTCCTTCTACACCGGCGCCGGGCACAACCAGTCGGCGTACTCCGAACCGGCCTTCCGGGCCCACCTGCTCGGCGGCATCCGGTACGCGGCCGGCCGGACGAAGGCCGACTGCCGGCCGGAGACCGGCTACACCGCCCTCTACAACGGCTCGACCAACGGCTGGTCGCAGGCCGGGCCGGGGAGCTTCACCAACTCCAACGCCACCCTCAGCTCGGTCGGCGGGCTGGGCATGCTCTGGTACAGCGCGAAGCAGTTCACCAACTACTCGCTGAAGCTGGACTGGAAGGTGGACGGGGACGACAACTCCGGGGTCCTCATCGGCTTCCCGCCGTCGAGCGACCCGAACTCGGCGATGGACAACGGCTACGAGGTGCAGATCGACGCCACCGACACCGTCGACCGGACCACCGGCTCGGTCTACTCGTTCCAGGCCGCCGACCAGGCGGCCCGGGACGCGGCGCTGAACCCGCCGGGGGAGTGGAACACCTACGAGCTGCTGGTCGAGGGGGAACGGCTCCAGGTCTTCCTCAACGGGTCGAAGATCAACGATTTCACCAACACCAACCCGGTCCGCTCGCTCGCCGGCCACATCGGCATCCAGAACCACGGCACCGGTGACGACGCCTCGTTCCGCAACATCCGGATCAAGGAGTTGGGCGGCACCACGCCGACCAACGGCACCGGCCCGATCAAGGGGCTGGGCGGCAAGTGCCTGGACGTCCGCAACGGCGCCACCGCCGACGGCACCCAGATCCAGATCTTCACCTGCAACGGCAGCGCCCGGCAGACCTGGACGGTGACCCCGAACGGCCCGATCAAGGCGCTCGGCAAGTGCCTCGACGTCTCCGGTGGCGGCACCGCCAACGGCACCAAGATCCAGCTCTGGACCTGCACCGGCGGCACCCCGCAGGTCTGGTCGGCCCAGTCCGACGGCACCCTGCGCAACCCCGCCTCCGGCAAGTGCCTGGACGTGTCCGGCAACAGCTCCGCCGACAGCACCGTGGTCCTCCTCTGGACCTGCAACTCCTCCGCCGCCAACCAGAAATGGACCCTCCCCCAGTAACCCACCCCAACCCCAACCCCACCCGGGCTCCCGCCCGTGGTTCGCATCGGTGATCAAGAGGTTTGCGTCACGACGGTCGGCCCGACATGACGCAAACCTCTTGATCACCGGGGGCAGGGTGGGGGTTGGGCGGTTGGGGGGTGGGGGCTGCCGTACGTTGGCGGGATGGAAGGCATCGTGCGGTGGCGGCGGGCCGTACGGGGACACCCGGCGGTCGCCGACGTGCTGCTGGCGGCGCTGTTGTTCGTGGTCAGCCTGCTGCCGGTGAACCCGCCGGGCGGCGCGTCCCGCGCCCCGCTCGCCGTCGGCACGGTGCTCTTCGCCCTGGCCGGCTGCGGTGCCCTGGCGTTGCGTCGCCGTCGTCCCCTGGCGGTGCTGGGCACGGTCACGGTGCTGGTGGTGGCCGCCCTGCTGCTCGGCTTCGTCCGCGGCCCCTTCATGATCATCGTGGCCATCGCCGCGTACACCGTGGCCTCCCGGACGGATCGGTGGACCGCCTGGGTGACCGGGACCGGTGCCGCACTCGCCATCGGCGCGACCGCGGTGTTCGTCCTGGGTGTCTCCTGGGTCCGGCCGGAGATCGTGGTGCTGCTGCTCTGGTTCGGCTTCGCGGTGGCCGGCGGCGACGCGGTGCGCAGCCGTCGGGCGTACGTGGCGGTGCTGGAGGAACGGGCCCGTCGTGCGGAGCAGACCCGCGAGGAGGAGGCGCTGCGCCGGGTGGCGGAGGAACGGCTGCGCATCGCCCGGGAGCTGCACGACGTGGTCGCCCACCACATCGCCCTGATCAACGTGCAGGCCGGGGTCGCCGGGCACCTGCTGTCCGGGCAGCCCGAAGCGGCCCAGGAGGCGCTCGGGCACGTCCGCGCCGCCAGCCGGACCGTCCTCGACGAGTTGGCGACCCTGCTCGGGGTGCTGCGCGGTGCCGGGGAGAACGACAGCCCCACCGAGCCGGCCCCCAGCCTGAACCGCCTCGACGCGCTGGTCGAGGGCTTCAGCACCGGTCAGCCGGTGCGTTGGACGGTCGCCGGGCAACCCCGGCCGCTGCCCACCGCCGTGGACGTCGCGGCGTACCGGATCGTGCAGGAGTCGTTGACCAACGCCTACCGGCACGCCCCCCGGGCGGCCGTCGCCGTCCGCCTGGGCTACGGACCGGCCGGGGTCACCGTCGAGGTACGCGACGACGGAACCCCCCGGCCGGAGGGTGGGCCGACGGGTGGTGAGCCGGTGACCGGGGCGACCGGACGGTCCCGCGGAGCGGGCACCGGGCTCGGGCTGATCGGGATGCGGGAACGGGCCGAGACCGTCGGTGGCACCTTCTCCGCCGGCCCTCTTCCGGACGGTGGCTGGCAGGTCCGTGCCGAACTGCCCGCCCCCGAGGAGCTGGCCGAGTGACGATCAGGGTCCTCCTGGCCGACGACCAGACGCTGCTGCGGGCCGGATTCCGGGTACTGGTCGAATCCGCTGCGGACCTGAGCGTGGTCGGCGAGGCGGCCTCCGGGCGGGAGGCCGTCGACCTGACCAGGCAGACCCGGCCCGACGTGGTGCTGATGGACATCCGGATGCCCGGACTGGACGGCATCGCCGCCACCCGGGAGATCAGCGGTGACGACGACCTGGTCGGCGTACGGGTGTTGATCCTGACCACCTTCGAAATGGACGAGTACGTCTTCGAGGCGCTCCGCGCCGGGGCGAGCGGGTTCCTCGGCAAGGGGGTGGAGCCCACCGAGTTGCTGGACGCGATCCGGACCGTGGCGGCCGGCGAGGCGCTGCTGTCGCCGCGAGCGACCCGGGGACTGATCGCCCGGTTCCTGTCCCAGCCGCAGCCGGACCCACGGGTCGACCCGGTGCGGCTGCGGGTGCTCACCGAGCGGGAGCGGGAGGTGGTGACCCTGGTCGCCGGTGGGTTGTCCAACGAGCAGATCGCCGCTCACCTGGTGGTGTCGCCGCTGACCGCGAAGACCCACGTCAACCGGGCGATGACGAAGCTGGGCGCGCGGGACCGTGCGCAACTCGTCGTGCTCGCGTACCAGAGTGGTCTGGTGCGGGTCGCGGACCCGCCGACCCGCTGATCCCCCGGCCCGTGGTGCGTCCGCTGCGGTAGCCGGGGCGGCCGGCTACCACCATGGTGGTACGCACAGGTGTCTGCCGACAGCCGACGCCACGAGCGGGGTGCCCGAGCCATCGTTGGTCACATGATCGAAGTGACCGACCTCAGCAAGCGTTACGGCGACAAGGTCGCCGTCGACTCCCTGACCTTCCAGGTCAAGCCGGGGATCGTCACCGGCTTCCTCGGCCCCAACGGTGCCGGTAAGTCCACCACCATGCGGATGATCCTCGGCCTGGACGCCCCGACCACCGGCACGGTCACCGTCAACGGCCGGCGGTACGCCGACCACCCCGCCCCCCTGCGCGAGATCGGCGCGCTGCTGGAGGCGAAGGCGGTGCACACCGGCCGGTCCGCCCGCAACCACCTGCTCGCGATGGGGGCCACCACGGGCATCGGCCGACGCCGGGTCGACGAGGTGATCGACCTGGTGGGCCTGCACGAGGTGGCCGGCAAGCGGGCCGGCGGCTTCTCGCTCGGCATGGGCCAGCGGCTCGGCATCGCCGCTGCGCTGCTCGGCGACCCGAAGGTGGTGATGCTGGACGAGCCGGTCAACGGCCTCGACCCGGAGGGCATCCGGTGGATCCGCGATCTGCTGAAGGGCCTCGCCGCCGAGGGCCGGACGGTCTTCGTCAGCTCGCATCTGATGAGTGAGATGGCCCAGACCGCCGAACATCTGATCGTCGTCGGCCGGGGACGGCTGATCGCCGACATCTCGGTCGAGGAGTTCACCCGGCAGGGCACCCGCAACGCGGTGCGGGTCCGCTCACCGCAGGCCAGCGTGCTGCGTGAGCTGCTCGTCGGCCCGGATGTGACGGTGACCGCAGGCGAGCCCGGACTGCTGGAGGTGACCGGCCTGGGCCGGGAGCAGATCGGCGACCTGGCCGCCACGGCCGGTCTCACCCTGCACGAACTCGCTGCCGTCGAGGCGTCCCTGGAAGAGGCGTTCATGACGATGACCCGGGACGCCGTCGAGTACCCCACCGAACCCGTCGTCGCCGTGCCGGTGGCGGCCGGAAGGAGCAACTGATGACCAGCGCCACGCTCACCCGGGCGTCCGTGCCCACCGACGCCCGGGTCACCTGGTGGCGGGTGGTCCACGCAGAGTGGATCAAGTTCCGTTCGCTCCGGTCGTCCCTGATCATGCTGGCCGCCACCGTGGCCGTCCTGGTGGGTCTGGGCCTGGCGTTCTCCGCTGTGCTGGCGAACAACCCGCCCACCCCCGGCGCCCCGCCTCCGCCCGGGCCGCCGGGGACGTCCCTGCTCGAGCCGCTCGGGGTCAGCCTCGGCGGGGTCAACCTGGCGCAACTGCTCATCGGCACGCTCGGCGTGCTGCTGGTGGCGGGGGAGTACGGCACCGGCATGATCCGGTCGTCACTGGCCGCCGTGCCGAAGCGCTGGCCGGTGCTCGGTGCGAAGGTGGTCGTGCTGGCCGGTGTCTCGCTGGCGGCGCTGGTGCCGGCCGTGCTGCTCACCTTCCTCGGCGGGCAGCACATCCTCGGCACGGACGGGATCTCCCTCGGCGACGACGGGGTGCTGCGTGCGGTCCTCGGCGCGGCCGGCTACCTGGCCGGGGTGGGGGTGCTCGGCGTGGCGCTCGGTGCCCTGCTGCGCAACACCGCCGGTGGGATCACCAGCGTGGTGGCCCTGCTGCTCGTGGTGCCCGGACTCACCTCGCTCCTGCCGGACAGTTGGTCGGACGCCGTCACGCCCTACCTGCCGTCGAACGCCGGGCAGGCGTTGATGTCGATCGGATCGAACCCGGACCTGCTCTCCCCGGGCGCAGGGCTGGCCGTGTTCGTGGGCTGGTTGGCGGTCCTGGCCAGCGCGGCGGCGATCCTGCTGCGGAGGCGGGACGCCTGATCCGACGGCTCGGCTGGACGCCGTCCCGACGGGTTCCCGACGGCGTCGGCCGGGCCGTCGGGCACCCGCCCGCCGAGGCCGCGTTCCGAGCGACGGCCGGACCCGGGCCTCTTCCCTGTCCGGTCCGGCGGCCCTAGAGTGGGTTCGGCGACCGTACGGTGGCCGGTGACCCGACGGGAGGCGCAACCCGTTGGGCCCAGGTGCGCGTGCATCCACCGGTGATCC harbors:
- a CDS encoding response regulator transcription factor; translated protein: MTIRVLLADDQTLLRAGFRVLVESAADLSVVGEAASGREAVDLTRQTRPDVVLMDIRMPGLDGIAATREISGDDDLVGVRVLILTTFEMDEYVFEALRAGASGFLGKGVEPTELLDAIRTVAAGEALLSPRATRGLIARFLSQPQPDPRVDPVRLRVLTEREREVVTLVAGGLSNEQIAAHLVVSPLTAKTHVNRAMTKLGARDRAQLVVLAYQSGLVRVADPPTR
- a CDS encoding ABC transporter ATP-binding protein, encoding MIEVTDLSKRYGDKVAVDSLTFQVKPGIVTGFLGPNGAGKSTTMRMILGLDAPTTGTVTVNGRRYADHPAPLREIGALLEAKAVHTGRSARNHLLAMGATTGIGRRRVDEVIDLVGLHEVAGKRAGGFSLGMGQRLGIAAALLGDPKVVMLDEPVNGLDPEGIRWIRDLLKGLAAEGRTVFVSSHLMSEMAQTAEHLIVVGRGRLIADISVEEFTRQGTRNAVRVRSPQASVLRELLVGPDVTVTAGEPGLLEVTGLGREQIGDLAATAGLTLHELAAVEASLEEAFMTMTRDAVEYPTEPVVAVPVAAGRSN
- a CDS encoding sensor histidine kinase yields the protein MEGIVRWRRAVRGHPAVADVLLAALLFVVSLLPVNPPGGASRAPLAVGTVLFALAGCGALALRRRRPLAVLGTVTVLVVAALLLGFVRGPFMIIVAIAAYTVASRTDRWTAWVTGTGAALAIGATAVFVLGVSWVRPEIVVLLLWFGFAVAGGDAVRSRRAYVAVLEERARRAEQTREEEALRRVAEERLRIARELHDVVAHHIALINVQAGVAGHLLSGQPEAAQEALGHVRAASRTVLDELATLLGVLRGAGENDSPTEPAPSLNRLDALVEGFSTGQPVRWTVAGQPRPLPTAVDVAAYRIVQESLTNAYRHAPRAAVAVRLGYGPAGVTVEVRDDGTPRPEGGPTGGEPVTGATGRSRGAGTGLGLIGMRERAETVGGTFSAGPLPDGGWQVRAELPAPEELAE
- a CDS encoding ABC transporter permease — translated: MTSATLTRASVPTDARVTWWRVVHAEWIKFRSLRSSLIMLAATVAVLVGLGLAFSAVLANNPPTPGAPPPPGPPGTSLLEPLGVSLGGVNLAQLLIGTLGVLLVAGEYGTGMIRSSLAAVPKRWPVLGAKVVVLAGVSLAALVPAVLLTFLGGQHILGTDGISLGDDGVLRAVLGAAGYLAGVGVLGVALGALLRNTAGGITSVVALLLVVPGLTSLLPDSWSDAVTPYLPSNAGQALMSIGSNPDLLSPGAGLAVFVGWLAVLASAAAILLRRRDA
- a CDS encoding ThuA domain-containing protein; its protein translation is MRLFRPILGAAAAVLAAIACTTPATPASAADAAYDVLVFSKTAGFRHDSIAVGTQAIRELGAANNFTVTATEDGNQFTTANLSRFEAVIFLNTTGDVLNASQQTAFESYIGAGGGYVGVHSAADTEYDWPFYGNLVGAWFASHPAIQQATVRVEDRAHAATAHLGPTWQRTDEWYNFRTNARSTAHVLANLDESSYSGGGMGADHPHVWCKTYSGGRSFYTGAGHNQSAYSEPAFRAHLLGGIRYAAGRTKADCRPETGYTALYNGSTNGWSQAGPGSFTNSNATLSSVGGLGMLWYSAKQFTNYSLKLDWKVDGDDNSGVLIGFPPSSDPNSAMDNGYEVQIDATDTVDRTTGSVYSFQAADQAARDAALNPPGEWNTYELLVEGERLQVFLNGSKINDFTNTNPVRSLAGHIGIQNHGTGDDASFRNIRIKELGGTTPTNGTGPIKGLGGKCLDVRNGATADGTQIQIFTCNGSARQTWTVTPNGPIKALGKCLDVSGGGTANGTKIQLWTCTGGTPQVWSAQSDGTLRNPASGKCLDVSGNSSADSTVVLLWTCNSSAANQKWTLPQ